In Choloepus didactylus isolate mChoDid1 chromosome 6, mChoDid1.pri, whole genome shotgun sequence, one DNA window encodes the following:
- the LOC119537804 gene encoding olfactory receptor 10G7-like: MKNLSLVTTFVLMGIPHAPALDTALLGVFLLVYILTVVGNLLILLVIRVDSHLHTPMYYFLANLSSIDMWLSTVTAPTMLMTLGSPGGGAVSLGGCAAQLYSFHFLGSTECFLYTVMAYDRYLAISHPLRYSGLMSARTCARLAAGTWLSGALHSGVQTALTFRLPYCGPHRIQHYFCDAPPVLQLACADTSANEMVILVSIGVVASGCFLLIALSYACIGCCILQIRTAEGRRRAFQTCTSHCIVVLCFFGPCAFIYLRPSSKDAVDGVVAVFYTVLTPLLNPLVYTLRNKEVKKALLKLRSGSVFTQSK; this comes from the coding sequence atgaagaacctGAGCCTCGTGACCACGTTCGTCCTCATGGGCATTCCCCACGCCCCCGCGCTGGACACCGCCCTCTTGGGGGTCTTCCTGCTGGTTTACATACTCACGGTGGTGGGGAACCTCCTCATCCTGCTGGTGATCCGGGTGgattcccacctccacacccccatgtactacTTCCTGGCCAACCTGTCCTCCATCGACATGTGGCTCTCCACTGTCACTGCGCCCACCATGCTCATGACCCTCGGCTCCCCAGGAGGCGGGGCCGTCTCCCTCGGCGGCTGCGCGGCGCAGCTCTATTCCTTCCACTTCCTGGGGAGCACCGAGTGCTTCCTCTACACcgtcatggcctatgaccgctaccTGGCCATCAGCCACCCGCTCAGGTACTCGGGCCTGATGAGCGCGAGAACGTGCGCCCGCCTGGCCGCCGGCACTTGGCTCAGCGGCGCCCTGCACTCCGGGGTCCAGACGGCCTTGACCTTCCGCTTGCCCTACTGCGGGCCCCACCGCATCCAGCATTACTTCTGCGACGCGCCGCCCGTCCTCCAGCTGGCCTGTGCGGACACCTCAGCCAACGAGATGGTGATCCTTGTCAGCATCGGGGTGGTGGCCTCGGGCTGCTTTCTGCTCATAGCGCTGTCCTACGCGTGCATTGGCTGCTGCATCCTGCAGATCCGCACCGCGGAGGGGAGACGCAGAGCCTTTCAGACCTGCACTTCCCACTGCATCGTGGTCCTGTGTTTCTTTGGTCCCTGTGCTTTCATTTACCTGAGGCCAAGCTCCAAAGATGCTGTGGACGGGGTAGTGGCAGTTTTCTACACTGTACTGACACCTCTTCTGAACCCGCTTGTGTACACCCTGAGGAACAAGGAAGTGAAGAAAGCTCTGTTGAAGCTGAGAAGTGGGTCAGTATTCACCCAAAGTAAATAG